In Verrucomicrobiota bacterium, a genomic segment contains:
- a CDS encoding ABC transporter permease — MPTAETTEIESGSSLGHDAWLRLRKNHMATASFIVLALLALACFLGPFASPYTYEGQDLALGASPPSAKHWLGTDQLGRDQFTRLLYGGQVSLLVGLAATMVALLIGVPYGAVAGYFGGRVDAFLMRVVDILYALPFTIFVILLMVMFGRSKYLLFAAIGAVEWLTMARIVRGQVQALKKQEFIEAAQALGLRRRRIILRHMVPNVLGPVIVYATLLVPAVMLLEAFLSFLGLGVQPPDSSWGMMIKDGADRMEENWWLLIFPGATLAMTLFCLNFLGDGLRDALDVRASKD, encoded by the coding sequence ATGCCCACAGCCGAAACAACCGAGATCGAATCCGGGTCGTCGCTCGGCCACGACGCGTGGCTGCGGTTGCGCAAGAACCACATGGCCACCGCGAGCTTCATCGTGCTCGCGCTGCTGGCGCTCGCGTGCTTCCTCGGGCCGTTCGCCAGCCCCTACACTTACGAGGGGCAGGACCTCGCCCTCGGCGCGTCGCCGCCCAGCGCGAAGCACTGGCTCGGCACCGACCAACTTGGCCGCGACCAGTTCACCCGCCTCCTCTATGGAGGCCAGGTGTCGCTCCTGGTCGGCCTCGCCGCCACCATGGTCGCGCTGCTCATCGGCGTGCCCTACGGCGCGGTGGCCGGCTACTTCGGCGGGCGCGTGGATGCCTTCCTCATGCGCGTCGTCGACATCCTCTACGCGCTGCCGTTCACGATCTTTGTGATTCTGCTGATGGTGATGTTTGGGCGGAGCAAATACCTGCTGTTCGCCGCCATCGGCGCGGTCGAATGGCTCACGATGGCGCGCATCGTGCGCGGGCAGGTGCAGGCGTTGAAGAAACAGGAGTTCATCGAGGCCGCGCAGGCGCTGGGCTTGCGCCGGCGGCGGATCATCCTGCGCCACATGGTGCCGAACGTCCTCGGTCCCGTGATCGTGTATGCCACACTGCTCGTGCCGGCGGTGATGCTGCTCGAGGCCTTCCTGAGTTTCCTCGGACTCGGCGTGCAACCACCGGACAGCTCGTGGGGCATGATGATCAAGGACGGCGCGGACCGGATGGAAGAAAACTGGTGGTTGCTGATATTCCCCGGCGCGACGCTGGCCATGACGTTGTTCTGCCTGAACTTCCTCGGCGACGGCCTGCGCGACGCGCTCGACGTGCGGGCGTCGAAGGACTGA